The sequence ATAAATGAGGCTATGCTGTTCATTTTCAAATTTTATTAAATTTTGTGTGATAGGATTACTTATATTCAAAAAAAACCATATAGTGTAATCCTTTTAAGTATTGCATAAAAAATAAAGATTAAATTAATCTAAAATACAGAAAATATATATGAAAAAAGCTATTTCAAAATGAAAATTCATAAAAAGAGCAATATAGAAACACATAAGGCACTGCGATAACATACCGATAAAGGAGGAATTAAGCATGTTGGGCTTCATTATAACACTATTGATTGCTGCTTTGGCAGGGTGGATAGGAGATACACTTGTTAAAAACGATATGCCGGGTGGATTTTGGGGTGCTTTACTGGCTGGGCTTATAGGGTCGTGGATAGGAGCATACATTCCGTTCTTTAATACGATTGGACCAAGATTATGGGGTGTTTCTATAGTACCGACAATATTGGGAGCAGCGTTGTTTGTTTTTATACTTGGATTATTCAAAAGGACAGCAGGGGAGACAGGATAAAAAAATTCCTGATGGCCGATCAACCATCAGGAATTTTTTTTAAGCATTCACTAAAAATGTATGTATTGAATATATTGATAGTGTCGATGCCTTTTTGCTGGGAGGAGTGTTTTTATGAAAATAATGGTAGTCAAGATGCCGAAGTTCTTTGGTAACATACTGAAAAAGGTACTTAGAATAGGATAAGATAAAATACACTATAAAAAAAGGTATGCTAGGATTATTCAATCCTAACATACCTTTTTTTATAGTGTATAGTTAAAAATTAAACTGCTCTAGTTACCTTGTTTGAGCGTAAGCACCTTGTGCAAACGTTAGCGGATTTAGTTGCGCCACTTTCAACAATTCTAACTTTTCTTACATTAGGTTTCCAAGATCTGTTGGTTTTTCTATTGGAGTGACTTACACTTAAACCAAAGCTTATGTCTTTACTACAGATATCACATTTTGCCATTTATAATTACACCTCCTTTAAACTGGAGAATTATCTCAATAATTAACAGTTAATCAACCACGTTTTATATGCACTATTTATCACTGCTTAAGCAAATGTGCATAACCAAAGCAATAACTATTTTAACACATAAACCAGAAAAACCGCAAGTTTTTTTTATATTTTATAGCAAAAAATAACTCATTATATTAAAATAGATATAGAGCAGTTGAGGCGGAGGATATAGGCAGTGGGCTGTGACAGAGAATGCATTATGAATAGAGAATGAACTTAAGCAAAGGGATACTATGAAGATAGAAAGCATTAGAGGTGTGTTGGAAAAACCAATACAATATATTAAAGGTGTAGGAGAGTCAAGGGCCAGACTATTTCACAGATTAGGTCTGTACACCGTTGAAGACGTTATAACTCATTTTCCCAGAGAATACGAAGACAGGGGAAACATGAAAAAGATCGCACACTTACAGGATGGAGAGACCTGCGCTTTCGAAGGCGTCATTATGTCCAAGGTCTCGGAAAACCGTCCTAGGAAAGGTTTGACCATATACAAGGTAATTATAAAAGATGATACAGGAACTATTATAGCAACATGGTATAATCAGCACTATATAAAAAGCGTATTTAGCGTTGGGGAAAGTTACGTTTTTTTTGGGAGGATAAGTAGAAAATACAGGAGCTTTGAAGTTCAGAACCCTGTATATGAAAAAGTAGGAAATGGCGAAATGAAGAACACCTGCAGAATCATTCCCGTGTATGCTTCTACTGCAAATCTTACTCAGAACATAATAAGGACCGTCATAGGTAACGCATTGCAGATTGTAACCGAAAGCCTAGAGGAAATAATACCTCAGGCAATAAGGAACAAATACCACTTAAGCGATATTAACTATTCAATACAAAACATACACTTTCCGGGAAGCGAGGAAGATTTCAAGAATGCAAGATACAGGTTGGTTTTTGAAGAGCTTTTTCTCCTTCAGCTTGGTCTTTTGAACATAAAGAATTCCTTTGGTGAAGAAAAGGCAGGGATTCAGTTTGAAAAAGTTGAAGAAACAGGAGAATTTATAGATTCTTTACCCTTTAAGCTTACCACCGCCCAGCTAAGGGTGTTTGATGAAATAGAAAAGGATATGGAAAGTCCCGGTATAATGAATAGACTTGTGCAAGGGGACGTAGGTTCGGGAAAAACTATTGTTGCTGTACTGGCTTTGTTTAAGGCAGTAAGAGGAGGATACCAGGGTACCTTGATGGTGCCTACTGAGATTCTGGCTGACCAGCATTACAGATCAATAAAAGGTTTGTTTGATAAATATGATATTAAGACAGAAATATTAACAGGAAGTCAAACCAAAAAACAAAAAGCAGAAATCCTTGAAAGAATAAAAAAAGGAGAAATCGATATAGTAATAGGAACACATGCACTTATTGAAGACAATGTACAATTTGATAGACTTGGTTTGGTAATTACGGATGAACAACACCGTTTTGGTGTTAGGCAAAGGGCTATATTGTCGCAGAAGGGACTGAATCCGGATATACTTGTAATGACAGCTACTCCTATACCGAGGACTTTAGCACTTATACTTTACGGAGACCTGGATATATCGATAATTGACGAACTTCCGCCGGGAAGAAAACCTATAAAGACCTATTCAGCTGATGGAAGTATGAGGGATAGGGTAAACAGCTTTATACAAAAGAAGGTTGCTGAAGGCCGCCAGGTTTATATTGTTTGTCCCCTTGTTGAAGAATCAGATACTATAGAAGCTAAATCGGCACTCGAATTGGCGGACAGGCTATCAAAGCATGATTTCTTTGGTTTGAATGTAGGCTTAATTCATGGTAAGATGAAATCAAAGGATAAGGATACGGTTATGAATGACTTTGTACAAGGCAGGATAGATATACTTGTTTCTACTACGGTCATAGAAGTTGGAGTAAATGTTCCGAATGCAACTGTAATGGTTATTGAGAATGCTGAAAGATTCGGGCTAGCACAGCTTCATCAGCTTAGAGGACGTGTAGGCAGGGGAGAGCATCAATCATATTGTATTCTATATAATGAGGGCAAGGCTGCAGTATCGACTGAAAGAATGAAGGTCATGGAAAAGACTAATGACGGATTTGTTATTTCCGAGAAAGACCTTGAGCTTAGAGGTCCTGGAGAGTTTTTTGGTACAAGGCAGCATGGAATTCCTGAATTGAAGATAGCAAACTTGTACAAAGATATGGATATCCTGAAAAAAGCTCAGGAACTGGCGATACAAGTCTTAAAAGAAGACCCTCAGCTTAGAAGTGACGTGAATCTCAAACTTAAGGAGAAAGTGATAGAGCGCTTTAAACAGAAAGCAGATGAATTAAGCCTGAATTGATGAAATTTTTTTCAGTATACTAATATTGAATGAATGTTTGGAGGAATTTTTATTTTAAGAGTTATCTCAGGTACGGCAAAAGGACATAAACTGAAAACTTTAAAAGGCGATAATACCAGACCTACTTCCGACCGGGTCAAGGAGTCATTATTTAATATAATCGCAGAGTATGTGTATGATGCTGAAGTACTTGATTTGTTTGCGGGTACAGGAAATCTGGGAATTGAAGCTTTGAGCAGAGGAGCCAAATTCGCCTTTTTTGTTGATAAAAGCAATGAGTGTTTAAGTATTATTAAAGAAAACCTGAATCATACAAAACTATCGGACAAGTCGTCTGTTTTAGTTGGAGAAGTTGGTTCAGTAATAAAAAAGCTTGCAGATAATAATAAAAAGTTTGATATAATATTTCTTGATCCACCATATAATAGGAATCTTGTTGAAGAAACTTTAAATTTTGTTGTAAATAGTGGTATAATTAAGGATAATACCATAATTGTCGCTGAAAGAGATAAGGATGATGCAGTACCTGAACATATCGGACCGCTTAAATTGGCGAGAAACCAAAAGTATGGAGATACTATTTTATCTTTTTATGTAATAAATTGAAGTGAATCATAATTTTTAGCCAAATAAGAATTAGGAAGGTATATGAATTGAAAATATGTGTATATCCCGGCAGCTTTGATCCTGTTACAAACGGGCATCTTGACATAATATACAGAGCATCAAAGCTGTGTGACAAGTTAATTGTAGCTGTTCTTGTAAACAATAACAAAAAGCCGGCTTTTACTCTCGATGAAAGGGTAGACCTGTTGAAGTGTGTTTTCGCAGACAGGCCGGATATAGAGATTGAAAGTTTTTCAGGGCTATTGATAGATTTTATGAAAGAAAAGAAAGCTACAGCCATAATTAAAGGATTAAGGGCTGTGTCAGATTATGAATACGAGCTTCAAATGGCTCTACTAAATAAAAACCTTGATCCTGATATTGAAACGTTGTTTATGATGGCGAGTATAAATTACTCCTTTCTAAGCTCAAGTGTAGTGAAGGAGCTTGCAAAAAATGGAGGGAAGGTTGACGGGCTTGTTCCTGAATGTATAAAAGAAGCTGTCACCAAGAAGTTTACAACAATAAACAATTTCAGATAAGTGATTTTCGGCAGCAAAGCAGGGGAGGATAATAAATGGAGATACTGGCAATTTTAGAAACACTGGAAGATGTAATAGAAAAAAGTGTGAATGTACCTGTAGTTGGGAAATGCCTGGTAGACAAGGAAGAGATACTTGAGATCATAAAGGAAATAAGACTTAAGCTTCCTGATGATATGAAACAGGCAAAATGGGTAAAAGAAGAAAGACAAAGAATTTTAATGGAGGCTCAGAAGGAGGCTAATAACGTAGTTAAAGATGCAGAAAACAAAATTGCCTCGCTGGTGGATGAACATGAAATAACCAAGAAAGCGTACGAGCAGGCTAATGAGATAATTTCCAACGCACAGAAAAATGCAAGGGAAATCAGACTGGGTACCAGAGAATATGCTGATAGTATATTAAACAAGGTTGAGGAGATATTAAAGGATACTTTGGATGTTGTTCAGGTTAACAGGGAAGAGTTGAAATAGCTTAAGCTACAGTGCTTTAAGTCTCTGCAAAGAGACTTTTTTGGTATGAGTTTTATCTATGAACTCTTCTGTACCTTGCTAGTAAATGGTTAATAAGAAATGAAAAAGCAGTAAAAGCTGCAATTACTGACATGAAAATAAAAAAGTATTTGCAAGAGTTCATAAGATAATAGTTCCAGTTCAGAGATATTCTGCTTCTTAACGGAGAAAAGACCGGCTCAGAGCCAATAAACAGATTACCGGAAATCTTAATTGCTAAAAAGGTATATACTCCTGCAAACATACTCTGTATGAATTTCCCGAGGAGATATGGTTTTATGCCGATGTCGGTATTAGAAACAATGCTTATTACCTGAGAGTGAACTGAAAAGCCTGCCCATCCTATAATCATACTGGTTACTGTAAGTTGTTGTATATAGGGTACCCCGGTTGTTTTGCTTGCGGTATTCGTTCCTGTAGTAATTTCGAATATTCCGCTAATGGCAGCATTTATTAATTCCTTACTTATTCCTGCATATTTTAGAGGTTCATGTAAGAGGTTTGAAACCCAGTTTATCATACCTGCTTCAGAAAGTAGACTTATTAAAACAGAGAAAAAGATAATAAAGCCCCCTATATTTAGCATAATACTCATGGAATTGCGGATTGCATCCCCAAAAACACTGCCTAAATCAGAAAAAGTAAGCTTATTGTTATTCAGCAATTCATTCTTAAATCTTCTAAATATACTTCCTCTTCTCTTACAGCAGTTATTATCAATGCCTTTCTTGTAGAATCTGAAAAGAATTCCTACAGTCAAGCATGCAATAATATGACAAGCCAGTAAAAGCACACCTATTCGCACATTGTTGTACATCCCTACTGCTACTGCACCAATTATAAACAAAGGTCCGGAATTGTTGGTGAATGCAAGAAGCCTTTCAGCTTCAGCCCGGGTTAACAGTTTTTCTTCTCTCATGCCTGCAGTAATTCTTGCCCCTACAGGATAGCCTGATGTAATACCCATTGCAAGGGTAAAGGAGCCGCAACCGGGGACGTTGAACAATGGTCGCATTACCGGTTCAAGGAGTATACCCATAGCTTTGACGAATCCGGATTTATTCAGAAGTTCGGACCCGACAAAGAATGGGAATAGCGAAGGAAAGACGACATACAGCCACAGGTTGATGCCTTTTAAAGCCGATTTTACTGCTGTATCAGAGAATATTATCAGACACAGAATGAAAACTGCACAGAGTATGGGGAATGAAAGTTTTCTTGCATATATCATCCTTGATTTCTTAGTTTTAGAAAGAAAAACTGCTAAAATTAACGAAACTACTACAAATAAATATATGTTCATTTTTTTACCTTATAAATATATACCTGTAAAATTCTATTTTTTCAAACGGGAAATATGCAAAAAAGATTAATTAATACTAAACTTGTTTAGGACAATTAAAAGAAGGTTATATATTAACCAGGAGTTATGTCAATAAAAAGGTGCAGATATGGCTAAGTTTTCAACCATAAAGCATAACAATACCTTGTATCACGGATTTGTTTTAAGAAGATATGAAAGAGGG comes from Clostridia bacterium and encodes:
- the coaD gene encoding pantetheine-phosphate adenylyltransferase, with the translated sequence MKICVYPGSFDPVTNGHLDIIYRASKLCDKLIVAVLVNNNKKPAFTLDERVDLLKCVFADRPDIEIESFSGLLIDFMKEKKATAIIKGLRAVSDYEYELQMALLNKNLDPDIETLFMMASINYSFLSSSVVKELAKNGGKVDGLVPECIKEAVTKKFTTINNFR
- a CDS encoding GlsB/YeaQ/YmgE family stress response membrane protein encodes the protein MLGFIITLLIAALAGWIGDTLVKNDMPGGFWGALLAGLIGSWIGAYIPFFNTIGPRLWGVSIVPTILGAALFVFILGLFKRTAGETG
- the rpmB gene encoding 50S ribosomal protein L28, which translates into the protein MAKCDICSKDISFGLSVSHSNRKTNRSWKPNVRKVRIVESGATKSANVCTRCLRSNKVTRAV
- the recG gene encoding ATP-dependent DNA helicase RecG: MKIESIRGVLEKPIQYIKGVGESRARLFHRLGLYTVEDVITHFPREYEDRGNMKKIAHLQDGETCAFEGVIMSKVSENRPRKGLTIYKVIIKDDTGTIIATWYNQHYIKSVFSVGESYVFFGRISRKYRSFEVQNPVYEKVGNGEMKNTCRIIPVYASTANLTQNIIRTVIGNALQIVTESLEEIIPQAIRNKYHLSDINYSIQNIHFPGSEEDFKNARYRLVFEELFLLQLGLLNIKNSFGEEKAGIQFEKVEETGEFIDSLPFKLTTAQLRVFDEIEKDMESPGIMNRLVQGDVGSGKTIVAVLALFKAVRGGYQGTLMVPTEILADQHYRSIKGLFDKYDIKTEILTGSQTKKQKAEILERIKKGEIDIVIGTHALIEDNVQFDRLGLVITDEQHRFGVRQRAILSQKGLNPDILVMTATPIPRTLALILYGDLDISIIDELPPGRKPIKTYSADGSMRDRVNSFIQKKVAEGRQVYIVCPLVEESDTIEAKSALELADRLSKHDFFGLNVGLIHGKMKSKDKDTVMNDFVQGRIDILVSTTVIEVGVNVPNATVMVIENAERFGLAQLHQLRGRVGRGEHQSYCILYNEGKAAVSTERMKVMEKTNDGFVISEKDLELRGPGEFFGTRQHGIPELKIANLYKDMDILKKAQELAIQVLKEDPQLRSDVNLKLKEKVIERFKQKADELSLN
- a CDS encoding ATPase, whose amino-acid sequence is MEILAILETLEDVIEKSVNVPVVGKCLVDKEEILEIIKEIRLKLPDDMKQAKWVKEERQRILMEAQKEANNVVKDAENKIASLVDEHEITKKAYEQANEIISNAQKNAREIRLGTREYADSILNKVEEILKDTLDVVQVNREELK
- the rsmD gene encoding 16S rRNA (guanine(966)-N(2))-methyltransferase RsmD; protein product: MFGGIFILRVISGTAKGHKLKTLKGDNTRPTSDRVKESLFNIIAEYVYDAEVLDLFAGTGNLGIEALSRGAKFAFFVDKSNECLSIIKENLNHTKLSDKSSVLVGEVGSVIKKLADNNKKFDIIFLDPPYNRNLVEETLNFVVNSGIIKDNTIIVAERDKDDAVPEHIGPLKLARNQKYGDTILSFYVIN
- the ylbJ gene encoding sporulation integral membrane protein YlbJ, which produces MNIYLFVVVSLILAVFLSKTKKSRMIYARKLSFPILCAVFILCLIIFSDTAVKSALKGINLWLYVVFPSLFPFFVGSELLNKSGFVKAMGILLEPVMRPLFNVPGCGSFTLAMGITSGYPVGARITAGMREEKLLTRAEAERLLAFTNNSGPLFIIGAVAVGMYNNVRIGVLLLACHIIACLTVGILFRFYKKGIDNNCCKRRGSIFRRFKNELLNNNKLTFSDLGSVFGDAIRNSMSIMLNIGGFIIFFSVLISLLSEAGMINWVSNLLHEPLKYAGISKELINAAISGIFEITTGTNTASKTTGVPYIQQLTVTSMIIGWAGFSVHSQVISIVSNTDIGIKPYLLGKFIQSMFAGVYTFLAIKISGNLFIGSEPVFSPLRSRISLNWNYYLMNSCKYFFIFMSVIAAFTAFSFLINHLLARYRRVHR